A genomic stretch from Mycobacterium cookii includes:
- a CDS encoding nuclear transport factor 2 family protein, producing the protein MEIWELVAREQIRDTLARYNWSGDAGRLDGLVDTFCADGVLEIRGLKPLHGRAEIVAFLGGVTGKVAVSTDVKPIVRHNVTNVLFNEITREQAQVSCYFAVVTHIGLDHIGRYRDTLVPDGDTWRIKRRKVSTDWAAPDSVMAR; encoded by the coding sequence GTGGAGATCTGGGAATTGGTGGCCCGCGAGCAGATCCGCGACACGCTCGCGCGATATAACTGGTCGGGCGACGCCGGCCGACTCGACGGCTTGGTGGACACCTTCTGCGCCGACGGCGTTCTGGAGATCCGCGGCCTCAAACCGCTACACGGCCGAGCCGAGATCGTGGCGTTCTTGGGCGGTGTGACCGGGAAGGTCGCCGTCAGCACCGATGTCAAGCCGATCGTCCGGCACAACGTCACCAACGTGCTGTTCAACGAGATAACGCGAGAGCAGGCGCAGGTGTCGTGCTACTTCGCCGTCGTCACACACATCGGGCTGGACCACATCGGCCGCTACCGGGACACCCTGGTGCCCGACGGCGACACCTGGCGGATAAAACGTCGCAAGGTGTCCACCGACTGGGCTGCTCCGGATTCGGTGATGGCCCGCTGA
- a CDS encoding MBL fold metallo-hydrolase — protein MSSRVNAARREVAFSVLGGPTTVVDFGGRRFVIDPTFDEPGPHDYLTKTVGPAVAAADLGVIDVVLVSHDQHPDNFDDEGRRVALAAPLLLTHPGAAERLGPPAVGLAPFESFELPGPKAITVQAVPAVHGPADGQRDAGGHVNCEVTGFVLAGAGLPTVYLSGDNASVSAVKTIAERVGTVDVAVIFAGAARVPAKERGRPLTMTGQRAAAAAEVLGARLVIPAHVDGWKHFSEGVGEFGGAFDEAGLLDILAVVPHGEWIVPPWL, from the coding sequence ATGAGCAGCCGAGTCAACGCCGCGCGCCGCGAGGTCGCGTTCAGTGTGCTGGGCGGCCCGACGACGGTCGTTGACTTCGGCGGCCGCCGGTTCGTCATCGACCCGACCTTCGATGAGCCCGGCCCGCACGACTACCTGACCAAGACGGTCGGGCCGGCGGTCGCTGCCGCCGACCTCGGTGTCATCGATGTGGTGCTGGTCAGCCATGACCAACACCCGGACAACTTCGACGACGAGGGCAGGCGGGTGGCGCTCGCGGCGCCGCTGCTGTTGACCCATCCGGGTGCGGCGGAGCGGCTCGGACCACCCGCCGTCGGTTTGGCTCCCTTCGAGTCGTTCGAGCTGCCGGGACCGAAAGCCATTACCGTGCAAGCTGTTCCGGCGGTCCATGGACCCGCCGACGGGCAGCGCGACGCCGGCGGGCACGTGAACTGCGAAGTGACCGGGTTCGTGCTGGCCGGTGCGGGGCTGCCGACGGTGTACCTCAGCGGCGACAACGCGTCGGTCAGCGCGGTCAAGACCATCGCCGAGCGGGTGGGCACCGTGGATGTGGCGGTGATCTTCGCGGGCGCCGCCCGGGTGCCGGCCAAGGAGCGTGGACGTCCGTTGACGATGACGGGTCAGCGGGCCGCGGCGGCCGCCGAAGTGCTCGGCGCGCGGCTGGTCATCCCGGCCCACGTCGACGGGTGGAAGCATTTCAGCGAAGGAGTCGGCGAATTCGGCGGCGCTTTCGACGAAGCCGGGTTGCTCGACATTCTCGCCGTGGTCCCGCACGGAGAGTGGATCGTCCCGCCCTGGCTGTGA
- a CDS encoding YajQ family cyclic di-GMP-binding protein, with protein sequence MADSSFDVVSKLDRQEVDNALNQAAKELGTRFDFRGTDTKIAWKGDEAIELTSSTEERVKAAVDVFKEKLIRRDISLKAFDAGEPQASGKTFKVTGTLKEGISSENAKKITKLIRDEGPKSVKTQIQGDEVRVTSKKRDDLQEVQALLKKSDLDVALQFVNYR encoded by the coding sequence ATGGCGGATTCATCGTTCGACGTCGTGAGCAAGCTCGACCGTCAAGAGGTCGACAACGCGCTCAACCAGGCCGCGAAGGAGCTCGGCACCCGATTCGACTTCCGCGGCACCGACACCAAGATCGCCTGGAAGGGCGACGAGGCGATCGAGCTGACCAGCTCGACCGAGGAGCGGGTCAAGGCCGCCGTCGACGTCTTCAAGGAAAAGCTGATCCGGCGTGACATCAGCCTCAAGGCGTTCGACGCCGGCGAGCCGCAGGCGTCCGGGAAGACGTTCAAAGTCACCGGCACCCTCAAAGAGGGCATCAGCAGCGAAAACGCCAAGAAGATCACCAAGCTGATCCGCGACGAGGGCCCCAAGAGCGTCAAGACCCAGATTCAGGGCGACGAGGTCCGCGTCACCAGCAAAAAGCGGGATGACCTGCAGGAAGTCCAAGCACTGCTGAAGAAGTCCGACCTGGACGTGGCGCTGCAGTTCGTGAACTACCGCTGA
- a CDS encoding aminotransferase class I/II-fold pyridoxal phosphate-dependent enzyme, producing MTEHLRAYNSLWQVRSDSWCRLEEAADRLTRPDTAGALKDTCLATCQELLSRLSTLEPYWAYPGAPQFARVQRLFAGGSYDKFCQSVARINRALTQESYRSGDVENAGADELDMFPSDPRQLEGQTEAERDRPYFEVLVVEKMTEAQERALRSEVRKWRRPDDEFVYELVVVDSGEEALIAARLNVNLQAVVIRRRFSAKSTRDLSALTEFVDTGVSHDLADHYSPEERAHILATSMGKLRPELDLYLMTEIEVEDIAGRLGQYFRRVFHAREGMLELHLSILHGVAARYRTPFFSALKQYSHRPTGVFHALPISQGKSIVNSHWIKDMVGFYGLEVFMAETSATCGGLDSLLEPTGPLREAQQLASKAYGSRHTYFVTNGTSTANKIVTQALVAPGDIVLLDRNCHQSHHYGMMMAGANVTYLEAYPLDEYSMYGAVPLREIKSKLLALKRAGKLDRVKMMSLTNCTFDGIVYDVERVMEECLAIKPDLVFLWDEAWFAFARFHPVYRTRTAMASAQALRERLQTPEYKARFEKYLAEQTADKPSDDDLLDRRLMADPARARVRVYASQSTHKTLTALRQGSMIHVYDQDFDQKVAEPFHEAYMAHTSTSPNYQILASLDLGRRQVALEGAELVQRQIENAMQLRDAIDNHPLLSKYMNCLGTAHLIPDRYRPTAIDQPLRSGLRNMMAAWHDDEFVLDPSRITLSIGRTGYDGDTFKREQLMDRYGIQINKTSRNSVLFMTNIGTTRSSVAFLVEVLVNIASELDQAISEMSLGEREHFEQAVYRLTKRPVPLCNFSGFHPAFRDHSGAEPTPEGDVRRAFYLSYDDTNCEYLTGEQVDEKLDAGIDVVSATYVTPYPPGFPVLVPGQVFSREILQFMRDLDTKEIHGYVPNFGYRVYTEKAIEMVGAAVGLPSNGHHPDTSPPKPAKKKPPKRVDDALGAADPG from the coding sequence ATGACAGAACACTTGCGTGCTTACAACAGCCTGTGGCAGGTCCGCAGCGACTCCTGGTGCCGTCTGGAGGAGGCCGCTGACCGGCTGACCCGTCCGGACACCGCGGGAGCGCTGAAAGACACCTGCCTGGCGACCTGCCAGGAACTGCTCAGCAGGTTGAGCACGCTGGAGCCGTACTGGGCCTACCCCGGTGCACCGCAATTCGCGCGTGTGCAAAGGCTTTTCGCCGGCGGTAGCTACGACAAGTTCTGCCAGTCGGTTGCGCGGATCAACCGGGCGCTCACCCAGGAGTCGTATCGCTCCGGCGACGTGGAGAACGCCGGCGCCGACGAGCTGGACATGTTCCCGTCCGATCCCCGTCAACTCGAAGGTCAGACCGAAGCCGAGCGCGACCGTCCGTATTTCGAGGTGCTCGTCGTCGAGAAGATGACCGAGGCCCAGGAGCGCGCGCTGCGCAGCGAGGTCCGCAAATGGCGGCGCCCGGATGACGAATTCGTCTACGAGCTGGTCGTGGTGGACAGCGGCGAGGAGGCGCTGATCGCCGCACGGCTCAACGTGAACCTGCAGGCAGTGGTGATCCGGCGGCGCTTCTCCGCGAAATCGACCCGGGATCTGTCGGCGCTGACGGAGTTCGTCGACACCGGGGTGTCGCATGACCTGGCCGATCACTACTCACCCGAGGAGCGCGCCCACATTCTGGCCACCTCGATGGGGAAGTTGCGCCCCGAACTCGATCTCTACCTGATGACCGAGATCGAGGTCGAGGACATCGCCGGTCGGCTCGGCCAGTACTTCCGCCGGGTGTTCCACGCCCGCGAAGGCATGCTCGAGTTGCACTTGTCGATCCTGCACGGCGTCGCGGCGCGTTACCGCACCCCGTTCTTCAGCGCGCTCAAGCAGTACAGCCACCGGCCGACGGGTGTCTTTCACGCGCTGCCGATCTCGCAGGGCAAGTCGATCGTCAACTCGCACTGGATCAAGGACATGGTCGGCTTCTACGGCCTGGAAGTGTTCATGGCCGAGACGTCGGCGACCTGCGGTGGTCTCGACTCGCTGCTGGAGCCCACCGGTCCGCTGCGCGAAGCCCAGCAGCTCGCGTCGAAAGCCTATGGCTCGCGGCACACCTACTTCGTCACCAACGGCACGTCGACGGCCAACAAGATCGTCACCCAGGCATTGGTCGCTCCGGGCGACATCGTGCTGCTGGACCGCAACTGCCACCAGTCGCATCACTACGGCATGATGATGGCCGGCGCCAATGTCACCTATCTCGAGGCGTATCCGCTCGACGAGTACTCGATGTACGGTGCGGTCCCACTGCGTGAGATCAAGTCAAAGTTGTTGGCGCTCAAGCGCGCCGGCAAGCTGGACCGGGTCAAGATGATGTCGCTGACGAACTGCACCTTTGACGGAATCGTCTACGACGTCGAGCGGGTCATGGAGGAGTGCCTGGCGATCAAGCCCGACCTGGTATTCCTCTGGGACGAAGCGTGGTTCGCGTTCGCACGGTTCCACCCGGTGTATCGCACGCGCACCGCGATGGCCTCGGCGCAGGCGTTGCGTGAGCGGCTGCAGACCCCGGAGTACAAGGCCCGCTTCGAGAAGTACCTGGCCGAGCAGACCGCCGACAAGCCCAGTGACGACGACCTGTTGGACCGTCGCCTGATGGCCGACCCCGCGCGGGCGCGGGTGCGGGTGTACGCATCCCAGTCGACGCACAAGACGCTGACCGCGTTGCGGCAGGGCTCGATGATCCACGTCTACGATCAGGACTTCGACCAGAAGGTGGCCGAGCCGTTCCACGAGGCCTACATGGCGCACACGTCGACCTCGCCGAACTATCAGATCCTGGCGTCGTTGGACCTGGGCCGCCGTCAGGTGGCGCTGGAGGGTGCCGAGTTGGTGCAGCGGCAGATCGAGAACGCCATGCAGTTGCGCGACGCGATCGACAACCATCCGCTGCTGAGCAAGTACATGAATTGCCTTGGCACGGCGCATCTGATCCCGGATCGATACCGCCCGACGGCCATCGACCAGCCGCTGCGCTCGGGCTTGCGGAACATGATGGCTGCGTGGCACGACGACGAGTTCGTGCTCGACCCGTCCCGAATCACGTTGTCCATCGGGCGAACCGGCTACGACGGTGACACCTTCAAGCGCGAACAGCTGATGGACCGCTACGGCATTCAGATCAACAAAACGTCGCGCAACAGCGTGTTGTTCATGACCAACATCGGCACCACCCGCAGCTCGGTCGCGTTCCTGGTCGAGGTTTTGGTCAACATCGCCTCCGAACTCGACCAGGCGATCTCGGAGATGAGCCTCGGCGAGCGCGAGCACTTCGAGCAGGCGGTGTACCGGCTGACCAAACGCCCGGTGCCGCTGTGCAATTTCAGCGGCTTCCACCCGGCGTTCCGGGACCACAGCGGGGCCGAGCCGACACCTGAAGGTGATGTCCGCCGCGCGTTCTACCTGTCCTACGACGACACCAACTGCGAATACCTCACCGGCGAGCAGGTCGACGAAAAGCTCGATGCCGGAATCGATGTCGTGTCGGCGACCTATGTGACGCCGTATCCGCCGGGCTTCCCGGTGCTGGTGCCCGGCCAGGTGTTCAGCCGCGAAATCCTGCAGTTCATGCGCGATCTGGACACCAAGGAGATCCACGGCTACGTGCCGAACTTCGGTTACCGGGTGTACACCGAGAAGGCGATCGAAATGGTCGGCGCCGCGGTCGGATTGCCGTCCAACGGCCATCACCCCGACACGTCGCCGCCCAAGCCGGCCAAGAAGAAGCCACCGAAGCGCGTCGACGATGCGCTGGGCGCCGCCGACCCTGGCTGA
- a CDS encoding response regulator — translation MADDRVRVWVVDDQASFRRATAATVAATNDFDMAGDCESAEAAMELIPDGSAGIVLMDIHMPGMDGIEATRRIRAAHPDLIVLLTSTYDEEDLPPGAADCGAAAYLHKEHLSPDLLTRLWQANH, via the coding sequence ATGGCGGACGATCGGGTGCGGGTCTGGGTTGTCGACGACCAGGCCAGTTTCCGGCGCGCCACCGCCGCCACCGTGGCCGCCACGAATGACTTCGACATGGCCGGCGATTGCGAATCTGCCGAAGCCGCAATGGAACTCATACCTGATGGCAGCGCAGGGATCGTGCTGATGGACATCCACATGCCGGGCATGGACGGTATCGAAGCGACCCGGCGCATCCGCGCCGCGCATCCGGACCTGATCGTGCTGCTGACGTCGACGTACGACGAAGAGGACCTTCCGCCGGGAGCGGCGGATTGCGGCGCCGCGGCCTACCTGCACAAGGAACATTTGAGTCCGGACCTGCTGACGCGGCTATGGCAAGCAAACCACTGA
- a CDS encoding response regulator transcription factor, which yields MSGPISVVIAEDNLLVRDSVHRALSTDPDVTVVGVAEDYDATVELIEQHRPRLLFTDVRMPPTSTDEGIRLARLMRTAHPDTGVIVLSQYADPSYATGLLDGGTAGRGYLLKERISHFEQLSEAVHQVAGGGTVLDPLVVEALLAQPNSVATLSRLTPREREVLAELATGLSNRTVAKRLVLTQRAVEKHINSIFAKLGLTVDDSVDRRVKAVLMFLDNHGSVAQK from the coding sequence GTGAGTGGCCCAATTTCGGTCGTCATTGCCGAGGACAACCTCTTGGTGCGAGACAGCGTTCACCGGGCGCTGTCAACCGATCCGGACGTGACTGTCGTCGGCGTTGCCGAGGACTATGACGCCACCGTCGAACTGATCGAACAGCACCGTCCGAGACTGTTGTTCACCGATGTGCGGATGCCCCCGACCTCGACCGATGAGGGCATTCGGCTGGCCCGGTTGATGCGGACCGCACACCCCGATACCGGGGTGATCGTGCTGTCGCAGTATGCGGATCCGAGCTATGCAACCGGATTGCTGGATGGCGGCACGGCGGGCCGCGGCTACCTGCTGAAGGAACGCATATCGCATTTCGAACAGCTCAGCGAGGCGGTGCATCAGGTCGCCGGCGGCGGGACGGTGCTCGATCCACTGGTGGTGGAAGCGCTACTCGCTCAGCCGAACTCCGTCGCCACGCTCAGTCGGCTGACCCCTAGAGAGCGTGAGGTGCTGGCCGAACTTGCGACCGGGCTCAGCAACCGCACGGTGGCGAAACGGCTGGTGCTGACGCAGCGGGCCGTGGAGAAACACATCAACTCCATCTTCGCGAAACTCGGCTTGACCGTCGACGATTCCGTCGATCGGCGGGTGAAGGCGGTGCTGATGTTCCTCGATAACCATGGCTCCGTGGCGCAGAAATGA
- a CDS encoding flavin-containing monooxygenase: protein MSVTDVDVVIIGAGISGLGAAYRITERNPGTSYVILERRDQIGGTWDLFRYPGVRSDSSIFTLCFPWEPWTGQERVADGADIRDYLSATAGKYGIDRHIQFNTHVRSADWDSSTDTWTVTAERDGAETTYRGRFVFFGSGYYNYDEGYTPDFPGLNEFGGTVVHPQHWPSNLDFRDKKVVVIGSGATAMSLIPSLAEKAAKVTMLQRSPTYLFSAARTSKPTNAVRKVLPRRISHLFARQSNALMEGVIWFLARKTPGFVKWWIRRIALRYLPEGYDVDTHFKPRYNPWDQRLCLIPDADLYTAIGEGRAEVVTDHIDHFDSTGIDLTSGRHLDADIVVTATGLQLQALGGVTVSIDGAEIKPQDRFVYKAHMLEDVPNLFWCVGYTNASWTLRADMTARATAKLLAHMNSLGYTHAYPHLSGEPMPEKPAWDIQAGYVLRAPHALPKSGIKRPWNVRQNYFADAIDYRFDRVEEAMVFGRAEEKSALAG, encoded by the coding sequence ATGAGTGTGACCGACGTCGACGTCGTGATCATCGGGGCAGGCATTTCGGGGCTGGGCGCCGCCTACCGCATCACCGAGCGCAATCCGGGCACCAGCTACGTCATCCTGGAGCGGCGCGACCAGATCGGCGGCACCTGGGACCTGTTCCGCTATCCGGGCGTGCGCTCCGACAGCAGCATCTTCACGCTGTGCTTCCCGTGGGAACCGTGGACCGGACAGGAGCGGGTGGCCGACGGGGCGGACATCCGGGATTACCTCAGCGCCACAGCAGGCAAGTACGGCATCGACCGGCACATCCAGTTCAACACCCATGTCCGCTCGGCGGACTGGGACTCCTCGACCGACACCTGGACCGTCACCGCTGAGCGGGACGGTGCCGAGACGACCTACCGCGGCCGCTTCGTGTTCTTCGGGTCCGGCTACTACAACTACGACGAGGGCTACACGCCGGACTTCCCCGGCCTCAACGAATTCGGCGGCACCGTCGTCCATCCGCAGCACTGGCCCTCCAACCTCGACTTCCGCGACAAGAAAGTGGTGGTGATCGGCAGCGGCGCCACGGCAATGTCGCTGATCCCGTCGCTGGCCGAAAAGGCCGCCAAGGTCACCATGCTGCAGCGTTCACCGACCTACCTGTTCTCGGCGGCGAGAACCAGCAAGCCGACGAACGCGGTGCGTAAGGTGTTGCCGCGCAGGATTTCTCATCTGTTCGCCCGGCAGAGCAACGCGCTGATGGAAGGCGTGATCTGGTTCCTGGCCCGCAAGACGCCGGGCTTCGTGAAGTGGTGGATCCGCCGGATCGCACTCCGGTACCTGCCCGAGGGCTACGACGTCGACACCCATTTCAAGCCGCGCTACAACCCGTGGGACCAGCGGCTGTGCCTGATCCCCGACGCCGACTTGTACACCGCGATCGGCGAAGGCCGCGCCGAGGTGGTCACCGACCACATCGACCACTTCGATTCCACCGGAATCGATCTGACGTCGGGAAGACATCTGGATGCCGACATCGTCGTCACCGCCACCGGTCTGCAGTTGCAGGCGCTCGGTGGAGTGACGGTGTCCATCGACGGCGCCGAGATCAAGCCACAGGATCGGTTCGTCTACAAGGCGCACATGCTGGAGGACGTGCCCAACTTGTTCTGGTGCGTCGGCTACACCAACGCCTCGTGGACGCTGCGCGCCGATATGACCGCGCGTGCGACGGCGAAATTGCTGGCGCACATGAACTCTCTCGGTTACACACACGCCTACCCGCATCTGAGCGGTGAGCCGATGCCGGAGAAGCCGGCGTGGGACATCCAGGCCGGCTACGTGTTGCGGGCACCGCACGCGCTGCCGAAGTCCGGCATCAAGCGGCCGTGGAACGTGCGACAGAACTACTTCGCCGACGCCATCGACTACCGGTTCGACCGGGTCGAAGAGGCCATGGTGTTCGGCCGCGCCGAGGAGAAGTCCGCGCTGGCCGGTTAG
- a CDS encoding RES family NAD+ phosphorylase — translation MKGPPSPFTPDIETLPAQHLLYRVFTNVSAATDFNPGVGAATRFGFFGKPVVPIMYAADTEEAAVAETLLHDIPVEGGNLPYDQYAPKALARLEVTRDLRLAVLHGMGLRRLKVAPEDVTSSPASTYSTTVTWAESAHGIGVDGMVWMSRLCNNSKAYVFFGDKCAHAFAQDPTHARIFASPADQIWLIDLCAPLHVDVLLATS, via the coding sequence GTGAAAGGGCCACCGAGCCCGTTCACGCCGGACATCGAGACCCTGCCCGCACAGCACCTGCTCTATCGCGTCTTCACCAACGTCAGCGCAGCCACTGACTTCAACCCCGGCGTCGGCGCCGCAACGCGGTTCGGTTTCTTCGGCAAGCCGGTAGTCCCGATCATGTATGCGGCCGACACCGAAGAAGCGGCCGTCGCCGAGACGCTGTTGCACGACATCCCGGTCGAGGGAGGCAACCTGCCCTACGACCAATACGCGCCGAAGGCCCTCGCCCGCCTCGAGGTCACCCGTGACCTACGGCTCGCGGTCTTGCACGGCATGGGGTTACGACGACTCAAGGTCGCTCCCGAAGACGTCACCTCGAGCCCCGCCTCCACCTACTCGACGACGGTGACATGGGCCGAGTCCGCGCACGGGATCGGCGTCGACGGCATGGTGTGGATGTCGCGGCTGTGCAACAACAGCAAGGCATACGTGTTCTTCGGTGACAAGTGCGCTCACGCGTTCGCTCAAGACCCGACGCACGCGCGCATCTTCGCCAGTCCCGCCGACCAGATCTGGCTCATTGATCTGTGCGCACCACTGCACGTCGATGTCCTACTCGCGACCTCGTAA
- a CDS encoding sensor histidine kinase — protein MASKPLSTAPADESAPYWRAPKVLLDAAVRSSSLLPHDLVNRFTVERFQLFLTGYLAMYGGAGVLLPLWEYLFVLRSAWFLAIAAICTGQCLVLAVALPLARRGKHRQSITVACIGNWAAVLLITFVAPNLLPVMVLAALVPVVFAQPYIRWQRGLAFAVITAGCVLALAVLARFQHFAHLAVQPPRWIENAFILVALPVHAFHLLVIAFNNAGALAVSEQMLAERAAEAEASRSRLVTAADEERRRLERDLHDGAQQHLVALAVLLQLARTAENGNHQSLLTEASGLLESAIAEIRRLAHGIYPPSLVSGGLARALPAVAAHAPIPIQLDLQDLGRYPAPIEAALYFCAIEALQNATKHGGADTTVTITASADPRTLTLTISDTGCGFEPTTGGTGLTNMTDRVSAIGGKLVIDSAPGRGTRVAAVVETPASAQQAPQASG, from the coding sequence ATGGCAAGCAAACCACTGAGCACCGCGCCGGCGGACGAATCGGCGCCCTACTGGCGGGCGCCGAAAGTGCTGCTGGATGCGGCGGTCCGATCGTCGTCACTGCTGCCGCACGACCTCGTGAACCGGTTCACGGTCGAACGCTTTCAGCTGTTCCTCACCGGCTATTTGGCCATGTACGGCGGCGCCGGTGTGCTGTTGCCGCTGTGGGAGTACCTGTTCGTGCTGCGATCAGCCTGGTTCCTGGCGATTGCCGCGATATGCACCGGCCAGTGCCTGGTGCTGGCGGTCGCGCTGCCGTTGGCGCGCCGCGGCAAGCATCGGCAATCGATCACTGTGGCCTGTATCGGTAACTGGGCCGCGGTGCTGCTCATCACGTTCGTCGCGCCGAACCTGCTGCCGGTGATGGTGTTGGCTGCCCTGGTTCCCGTGGTTTTCGCCCAGCCCTATATCCGTTGGCAGCGCGGCCTGGCGTTCGCCGTGATCACCGCGGGCTGCGTCTTGGCGCTGGCGGTGTTGGCCCGTTTTCAGCATTTCGCCCACTTGGCCGTCCAACCGCCGCGTTGGATCGAGAACGCGTTCATCCTGGTGGCGCTGCCGGTGCATGCCTTTCACCTGCTGGTGATCGCGTTCAACAACGCGGGCGCGCTGGCCGTCTCCGAACAGATGCTCGCCGAGCGGGCCGCCGAAGCCGAGGCGTCGCGCAGCAGGCTGGTCACGGCCGCCGACGAGGAGCGGCGCCGCCTCGAACGCGACCTGCACGACGGCGCCCAGCAGCACCTCGTCGCTCTGGCGGTGCTCCTCCAACTCGCGCGCACCGCCGAGAACGGAAACCACCAGTCGCTGCTCACCGAGGCGTCCGGGCTGCTGGAATCCGCGATCGCCGAAATCCGCCGCCTCGCGCATGGCATCTACCCGCCGTCGCTGGTCAGCGGCGGTCTGGCCCGGGCGTTACCGGCAGTCGCCGCGCACGCCCCGATCCCGATTCAGCTCGACCTGCAGGACCTCGGCCGCTACCCCGCCCCGATCGAGGCCGCACTCTACTTCTGCGCCATCGAGGCGTTGCAGAATGCGACCAAGCATGGCGGCGCTGACACCACCGTGACGATCACCGCCAGCGCCGACCCGCGGACACTGACCCTCACGATCAGCGACACCGGCTGCGGATTCGAGCCCACGACCGGCGGCACCGGGTTGACCAACATGACCGACCGGGTGTCCGCCATCGGCGGGAAGCTGGTGATCGACAGCGCACCCGGACGGGGCACCCGCGTCGCCGCCGTCGTCGAGACCCCCGCCTCTGCTCAGCAGGCGCCGCAGGCCTCGGGGTGA
- a CDS encoding M20 family metallopeptidase, with protein MTITLPGSWEDTLGLGLDDFYRDLHANPELSFHEHRTAQKVQDALAPLGLEVTAGVGSTGVVAVLRNGTGPTVLLRADFDALPVAEKTGLPYASTARGVDANGVDVPVMHACGHDMHATALVGALRLLQAQRDSWAGTVVAVFQPAEEIGGGAKAMIDDGLFDRFPKPEVVLGQHVVPLPAGLIAYKTGPALAAADSLKLQLFGRGGHGSQPWATIDPIVMACNVVQRLQTIVSRELSPFDPAVVTVGYLHAGSKENIIPDDAELGISIRTFRDEVRETILASIARIAKAESLASGAEKDPAITTTYSFPITTVDDTVMHEIAVDFREHFGEGRVFESDQPLAGSEDVGLFGSELGVPTAFWFWGGLDQQLIKEIAEGRKPLPSNHSPEFAPVIEPTLSTGVEALTVAALSRLTRR; from the coding sequence ATGACGATCACGCTGCCCGGCAGCTGGGAAGACACGCTGGGACTGGGCCTGGACGACTTCTACCGAGATCTGCACGCCAATCCTGAACTGTCCTTTCACGAACATCGGACAGCGCAGAAGGTGCAGGACGCTCTTGCACCGCTAGGGCTCGAGGTGACCGCCGGCGTCGGCAGCACCGGCGTGGTGGCGGTGCTTCGGAACGGGACGGGCCCGACGGTCCTGTTGCGCGCGGACTTCGACGCACTGCCTGTCGCCGAGAAAACCGGACTGCCCTACGCAAGCACGGCACGCGGCGTCGACGCCAACGGCGTGGACGTGCCGGTTATGCACGCGTGCGGGCATGACATGCACGCGACCGCGTTGGTGGGTGCGTTGCGACTGTTGCAAGCGCAGCGGGACTCGTGGGCGGGCACGGTCGTTGCGGTCTTTCAGCCGGCCGAGGAAATCGGCGGTGGGGCGAAGGCCATGATCGACGACGGCTTGTTCGATCGATTCCCGAAACCGGAAGTGGTGCTCGGCCAGCACGTGGTCCCGCTGCCCGCCGGGCTGATCGCCTACAAGACCGGACCGGCATTGGCCGCAGCGGACTCACTCAAGCTGCAACTGTTCGGCCGTGGTGGTCACGGCTCCCAACCGTGGGCCACGATCGACCCGATTGTGATGGCATGCAACGTCGTCCAGCGCCTGCAAACCATTGTCTCGCGCGAACTTTCGCCGTTCGACCCAGCCGTCGTCACGGTCGGGTACCTGCACGCGGGGTCGAAGGAGAACATCATTCCCGACGACGCCGAGCTGGGCATCAGCATCCGGACCTTCCGCGACGAGGTCCGCGAAACCATCCTGGCGTCCATTGCGCGAATCGCGAAGGCGGAGTCACTGGCCTCAGGCGCGGAGAAAGACCCCGCAATCACCACGACCTACAGCTTCCCCATCACCACCGTCGACGACACGGTCATGCACGAGATCGCGGTTGACTTCCGCGAGCACTTCGGCGAAGGGCGGGTGTTCGAATCCGATCAACCCCTGGCCGGTAGCGAAGACGTCGGCCTGTTCGGCAGCGAACTCGGCGTGCCGACCGCGTTCTGGTTCTGGGGCGGATTGGATCAGCAGCTGATCAAGGAAATCGCTGAAGGACGAAAGCCGCTCCCCAGCAATCACTCCCCGGAGTTCGCACCGGTGATCGAACCGACGCTGTCCACCGGCGTCGAGGCGCTGACCGTCGCAGCGCTGTCACGGCTTACCCGGCGCTGA